In Apis cerana isolate GH-2021 linkage group LG6, AcerK_1.0, whole genome shotgun sequence, the following are encoded in one genomic region:
- the LOC107999725 gene encoding zinc finger MYND domain-containing protein 11 isoform X1 — translation MSIRRKTDPFMIQRIWDAIKITVHQRSLPSNDRMVRHLARVYGITEQEAQEELNKAVDDGLVYLKKVPTKNGIEQESYRLPSDIIPNDGHDWYCYKCQKAGTVECCQQCHRVYHPECHVLSNVKLKICNFCESINNDTYSDKIDLNHILSFTCGHLKAKLPPEITNRTIVFNNDPIVTPANRYSGTTWISEGEDAWRPGVLIKHHMDLAIMDTKIKKNEYNNLAEFQADAHNILHNIIIYHGTHSIIGEMGHTMYQDCCYDLQEIRRCADCYRISNEKSEKLWFCIPCNPPHQLVYAKQKGYPYWPAKVMQVNGNIYDVRFFGGHHMRANIEKMFIRPITTSLQSLQPSEKGKWKEMKIKRSTAWNRAFDELKHHQNLLQKSGTTIEELDIDDDNEGPKPNKIRNIESSGSKNTTGNSTKQLFKDLRVKVERLSSDGHNDIPSNQKGIEHNERSSKSKAKSEERQVPCLPVAEEEPAREISSTCPQGLKKEGSQEDMVTSSSQEPRTKCVFVQTEQIQTEKLPAKIKRERRTSEQPTTTALEKLRRELELEKCKELEKLQAEHAKELRQLTDRHQQIISEIKKKQWCYNCEAEAIYHCCWNTAYCSTDCQQVHWQREHKRVCRRKR, via the exons ATGTCGATTCGTCGTAAAACTGATCCTTTTATGATACAACGAATATGGGATGCTATCAAAATAACTGTACATCAAAGAAGTTTACCAAGCAATGATCGTATGGTACGGCATTTAGCTCGAGTTTATGGAATTACAGAACAAGAGGCACAAGAGGAATTAAATAAAGCTGTTGATGATGgacttgtttatttaaaaaaagtaccaACAAAAAATGGTATAGAACAAGAAAGTTATAGATTACCATCTGATATTATACCTAATGATGGTCATGATTGGTACTGTTACAAATGTCAGAAAGCAGGAACAGTAGAATGTTGTCAACAATGTCACAGAGTTTATCATCCTGAATGCCATGTGCTTAGTaatgttaaattgaaaatatgtaatttctgTGAA AGcataaataatgatacataCTCAGATAAAATTGATCTCAAccatattttaagttttactTGTGGACATTTGAAAGCAAAATTGCCACCAGAAATTACAAACCGTACTATTGTTTTTAACAATGATCCTATTGTTACACCAGCTAATAGATATTCAGGTACAACTTGGATTAGTGAAGGAGAAGATGCATGGCGACCAGGTGTTCTTATAAAACACCATATGGATTTAGCTATTATGgatacaaaaattaagaagaatgaatataataatttggcTGAGTTTCAAGCTGAtgcacataatattttacacaatattattatatatcatggaA CACATAGCATAATTGGAGAAATGGGTCATACAATGTATCAAGATTGCTGTTATGATCTTCAAGAAATTCGTCGTTGTGCTGACTGCTATAGaatatcgaatgaaaaatcagaaaaactATGGTTTTGCATACCTTGTAATCCACCACATCAGTTAGTTTATGCAAAACAAAAAGGATACCCCTACTGGCCAGCTAAAGTGATGCAAGTTAATGGCAACATTTATGACGTTCGCTTTTTTGGAGGTCATCACATGCGAGCCAACATCGAAAAAATGTTCATTCGGCCGATTACTACCAGTCTACAAAGTTTACAG CCttcggaaaaaggaaaatggaaagaaatgaAG ATAAAAAGATCCACTGCTTGGAACAGAGCATTTGATGAACTGAAGCATCATCAGAATTTGCTGCAAAAGTCGGGCACGACCATCGAAGAATTGGACATCGACGACGATAATGAGGGTCCTAAACCGAACAAAATCCGAAATATAGAGTCATCAGGTTCAAAAAATACAACGGGAAATTCTACGAAACAACTTTTTAAGGATTTAAGAGTTAAAGTAGAACGTCTCAGTTCGGATGGTCACAATGATATACCGTCAAACCAAAAAGGAATCGAACATAATGAACGTTCTTCAAAAAGTAAAGCTAAAAGTGAAGAAAGACAAGTACCTTGTTTGCCAGTAGCAGAAGAAGAACCTGCAAGAGAAATATCCAGTACATGTCCTCAAGGTTTGAAGAAAGAAGGTTCTCAAGAAGATATGGTCACTTCTAGCTCTCAAGAACCAAGAACCAAGTGTGTTTTTGTACAAACAGAACAAATACAAACAGAAAAATTACCAGCAaag ATAAAAAGAGAACGCAGAACATCAGAACAACCTACTACAACAGCATTAGAAAAATTACGTCGTGAATTGGAATTGGAGAAAtgtaaagaattagaaaaattacaagCTGAACATGCTAAAGAATTACGACAACTAACAGATAGACATCAACAaattatatcagaaataaagaagaaacaatgg tGTTATAATTGTGAAGCTGAAGCAATATATCATTGCTGTTGGAATACTGCATATTGCAGTACTGATTGTCAACAAGTTCACTGGCAACGTGAGCATAAAAGAGTTTGCCGTCGAAAgcgttaa
- the LOC107999644 gene encoding protein LZIC: MGSHGKLETEKLKKNLEAQLDRLVQQLEDIEENRNLLDTAAYEEAMQLTKEDLQEFNESLQRLISGDTTLIDQLGAIQLAIQAAISEAFKTPAVIRMFGKRETSQLRNRLTEIEYDMKLGKITKEVYDLQRAEVLNALRQLGEKLELQELQLLEKLMFNNIDTTNYEQVTENINKGRIAMAVVGDEARIQNT; encoded by the exons atgGGTTCTCACGGTAAATTAGAAactgagaaattaaaaaaaaatttagaggcACAGTTAGATAGACTAGTACAGCAATTAGAGGATATAGAAGAAAATCg gAATTTATTAGATACAGCTGCATATGAAGAAGCTATGCAACTCACAAAAGAAGATTTACAAGAATTCAATGAAAGTTTACAAAGATTGATATCTGGTGATACAACATTAATTGATCAACTAGGTGCAATACAATTg gcCATTCAAGCAGCAATTAGTGAAGCATTTAAAACACCAGCTGTTATCAGAATGTTTGGGAAACGTGAAACGTCACAACTTAGAAATCGCTTAACTGAAATTGAATATGATATGAAACTTGGAAAAATAACTAAAGAAGTTTATGATCTTCAGCGTGCAGAAGTACTAAATGCACTTAGACAACTTGGTGAAAAATTAGAACTTCAAGAATTAcagttattagaaaaattaatgtttaataatattgatactaCAAATTATGAGCAAGtaactgaaaatataaataaaggtCGAATAGCCATGGCAGTAGTAGGTGATGAGGCTAGAATTCAAAATACTTAA
- the LOC107999725 gene encoding zinc finger MYND domain-containing protein 11 isoform X2, giving the protein MSIRRKTDPFMIQRIWDAIKITVHQRSLPSNDRMVRHLARVYGITEQEAQEELNKAVDDGLVYLKKVPTKNGIEQESYRLPSDIIPNDGHDWYCYKCQKAGTVECCQQCHRVYHPECHVLSNVKLKICNFCESINNDTYSDKIDLNHILSFTCGHLKAKLPPEITNRTIVFNNDPIVTPANRYSGTTWISEGEDAWRPGVLIKHHMDLAIMDTKIKKNEYNNLAEFQADAHNILHNIIIYHGTHSIIGEMGHTMYQDCCYDLQEIRRCADCYRISNEKSEKLWFCIPCNPPHQLVYAKQKGYPYWPAKVMQVNGNIYDVRFFGGHHMRANIEKMFIRPITTSLQSLQIKRSTAWNRAFDELKHHQNLLQKSGTTIEELDIDDDNEGPKPNKIRNIESSGSKNTTGNSTKQLFKDLRVKVERLSSDGHNDIPSNQKGIEHNERSSKSKAKSEERQVPCLPVAEEEPAREISSTCPQGLKKEGSQEDMVTSSSQEPRTKCVFVQTEQIQTEKLPAKIKRERRTSEQPTTTALEKLRRELELEKCKELEKLQAEHAKELRQLTDRHQQIISEIKKKQWCYNCEAEAIYHCCWNTAYCSTDCQQVHWQREHKRVCRRKR; this is encoded by the exons ATGTCGATTCGTCGTAAAACTGATCCTTTTATGATACAACGAATATGGGATGCTATCAAAATAACTGTACATCAAAGAAGTTTACCAAGCAATGATCGTATGGTACGGCATTTAGCTCGAGTTTATGGAATTACAGAACAAGAGGCACAAGAGGAATTAAATAAAGCTGTTGATGATGgacttgtttatttaaaaaaagtaccaACAAAAAATGGTATAGAACAAGAAAGTTATAGATTACCATCTGATATTATACCTAATGATGGTCATGATTGGTACTGTTACAAATGTCAGAAAGCAGGAACAGTAGAATGTTGTCAACAATGTCACAGAGTTTATCATCCTGAATGCCATGTGCTTAGTaatgttaaattgaaaatatgtaatttctgTGAA AGcataaataatgatacataCTCAGATAAAATTGATCTCAAccatattttaagttttactTGTGGACATTTGAAAGCAAAATTGCCACCAGAAATTACAAACCGTACTATTGTTTTTAACAATGATCCTATTGTTACACCAGCTAATAGATATTCAGGTACAACTTGGATTAGTGAAGGAGAAGATGCATGGCGACCAGGTGTTCTTATAAAACACCATATGGATTTAGCTATTATGgatacaaaaattaagaagaatgaatataataatttggcTGAGTTTCAAGCTGAtgcacataatattttacacaatattattatatatcatggaA CACATAGCATAATTGGAGAAATGGGTCATACAATGTATCAAGATTGCTGTTATGATCTTCAAGAAATTCGTCGTTGTGCTGACTGCTATAGaatatcgaatgaaaaatcagaaaaactATGGTTTTGCATACCTTGTAATCCACCACATCAGTTAGTTTATGCAAAACAAAAAGGATACCCCTACTGGCCAGCTAAAGTGATGCAAGTTAATGGCAACATTTATGACGTTCGCTTTTTTGGAGGTCATCACATGCGAGCCAACATCGAAAAAATGTTCATTCGGCCGATTACTACCAGTCTACAAAGTTTACAG ATAAAAAGATCCACTGCTTGGAACAGAGCATTTGATGAACTGAAGCATCATCAGAATTTGCTGCAAAAGTCGGGCACGACCATCGAAGAATTGGACATCGACGACGATAATGAGGGTCCTAAACCGAACAAAATCCGAAATATAGAGTCATCAGGTTCAAAAAATACAACGGGAAATTCTACGAAACAACTTTTTAAGGATTTAAGAGTTAAAGTAGAACGTCTCAGTTCGGATGGTCACAATGATATACCGTCAAACCAAAAAGGAATCGAACATAATGAACGTTCTTCAAAAAGTAAAGCTAAAAGTGAAGAAAGACAAGTACCTTGTTTGCCAGTAGCAGAAGAAGAACCTGCAAGAGAAATATCCAGTACATGTCCTCAAGGTTTGAAGAAAGAAGGTTCTCAAGAAGATATGGTCACTTCTAGCTCTCAAGAACCAAGAACCAAGTGTGTTTTTGTACAAACAGAACAAATACAAACAGAAAAATTACCAGCAaag ATAAAAAGAGAACGCAGAACATCAGAACAACCTACTACAACAGCATTAGAAAAATTACGTCGTGAATTGGAATTGGAGAAAtgtaaagaattagaaaaattacaagCTGAACATGCTAAAGAATTACGACAACTAACAGATAGACATCAACAaattatatcagaaataaagaagaaacaatgg tGTTATAATTGTGAAGCTGAAGCAATATATCATTGCTGTTGGAATACTGCATATTGCAGTACTGATTGTCAACAAGTTCACTGGCAACGTGAGCATAAAAGAGTTTGCCGTCGAAAgcgttaa